The following proteins are co-located in the Penaeus vannamei isolate JL-2024 chromosome 34, ASM4276789v1, whole genome shotgun sequence genome:
- the LOC113809903 gene encoding uncharacterized protein has translation MIVRSPRSMSCCCSREKKKWIINIGCFAVGFLLGFVIGYFPFPCSAGETAEAVAEARAPSTEAETKSSTTEANAPSTEAETKSSTAKTKTSTAKTKSPTAEADAPIIEVETESSTTAINMSDPHEAIARELQNLRSLGCRPRLTSVYVIDLLKAKDDLKDKNFKPRKVTAKCCSDSQSFCETRGHRCVPSKDGVRKKKFAVEFEEDGQTHTRWREVWEEVACECRRDGGSRQFPCSN, from the coding sequence ATGATTGTTCGTTCACCGAGGAGTATGTCCTGCTGCTGCAGCcgtgaaaagaagaaatggattaTTAATATAGGGTGTTTCGCTGTCGGATTTCTTCTGGGCTTCGTAATCGGTTACTTCCCTTTTCCTTGCTCTGCTGGAGAAACAGCGGAGGCGGTGGCAGAGGCAAGAGCACCCAGCACCGAAGCAGAAACAAAGTCATCGACAACAGAGGCAAATGCACCCAGCACCGAAGCAGAAACAAAGTCATCGACAGCAAAAACAAAGACATCGACAGCAAAAACAAAGTCACCGACCGCAGAGGCAGATGCACCCATCATCGAAGTAGAAACAGAGTCATCGACAACAGCGATCAACATGTCCGATCCCCACGAGGCCATCGCGCGGGAATTGCAGAACCTGCGAAGTCTGGGCTGCCGGCCGAGGCTGACGAGTGTGTACGTGATTGACTTGCTTAAAGCGAAGGATGACTTAAAAGACAAAAACTTCAAGCCAAGGAAAGTTACGGCCAAGTGTTGCAGTGATTCACAGAGCTTCTGCGAGACGAGAGGGCATCGCTGTGTTCCAAGCAAGGACGGCGTGAGGAAGAAGAAATTTGCTGTGGAATTCGAAGAAGATGGCCAGACCCATACTCGCTGGCGGGAAGTGTGGGAGGAAGTTGCGTGCGAATGTCGTCGCGACGGGGGTTCAAGGCAGTTTCCTTGCAGTAATTGA